The Verrucomicrobiota bacterium genome includes a window with the following:
- a CDS encoding TlpA family protein disulfide reductase produces MKLHFRTSPGTLADWKAARFTLALFLFLSVMAQAAAPPAFVFTRWKTGEEVRLADFAGKIVVLDFFAYWCGPCKKASREIEHSIGKHYADQRGNPHGVPVQLLSVTIEQAKPERTDEFIKELGLAAVVSDRDGTWMEKYGFAGAPAIVVIDGTRSPQFKVVYRYEGYEGTKKMRSVIDAIKAPQPKASRTSEQDSMMATGAPVQHRLEWAVEGLVADDVRLGSSAANYIWRQG; encoded by the coding sequence ATGAAACTCCATTTTCGAACCTCCCCGGGCACGTTGGCCGACTGGAAGGCGGCCCGCTTCACGTTGGCCTTGTTTCTGTTTTTGTCGGTCATGGCGCAGGCTGCGGCCCCGCCCGCTTTTGTTTTTACTCGATGGAAGACCGGGGAAGAAGTTCGCCTGGCCGATTTTGCGGGTAAAATCGTGGTCTTGGATTTCTTCGCTTACTGGTGCGGTCCGTGCAAGAAGGCCTCGCGTGAAATTGAGCATTCGATTGGCAAACACTACGCCGATCAGCGGGGTAATCCGCACGGGGTGCCCGTGCAACTGCTCTCGGTGACCATTGAGCAGGCCAAACCAGAGAGGACGGACGAGTTTATCAAGGAACTGGGGTTGGCTGCGGTCGTGTCTGATCGGGACGGGACGTGGATGGAGAAGTACGGGTTCGCGGGCGCTCCGGCCATTGTGGTGATCGACGGCACTCGTTCGCCGCAATTCAAGGTGGTCTATCGCTATGAGGGTTATGAAGGGACGAAAAAGATGCGTTCGGTGATCGACGCGATCAAGGCTCCTCAACCGAAGGCTTCGCGAACGTCCGAACAGGATTCCATGATGGCGACGGGGGCTCCGGTGCAGCATCGTCTGGAGTGGGCGGTTGAGGGGTTGGTG